TGAACTTCTCCTTGAAGAAGTTGAAGATCACCGGCTCTGTGGAGACTTTGTAACGAAGGAGTCGCAGGGCATCGTCCACCATCTTGTTGTGGTCGAACACCAGCTGCGGCAGCTCATTGATATTGGTCCACCTGGCATCATACTCCCTGGCAAGTGAGGTATCGAACTGTTCCATCTTCACCAGCCCGAAGAAGGCAACAGAGACGACCCTGTCGCCGGTATCCCTGTGGAGATCACCGTAAGCTCCTACCTGCTCCATGTATATATTTTTCTGCCGGGTGAAATTGAACAGGATATTCTCGGCGGTTTCATTCAGGGTTTCCTGTTCATCCATAAAACCTCCCATCAGCGACCATTCGTTCTTCATCGGCTCCACAGGACGACGGGTCAACAACAGATGCAGCTCTTTGTTGCGGAAACCGAGGATGATGCAATCGACGGCAATCAGGAAACGACTTTTGTTGGAGTAGTATGCTGGTATCATCTCACAGTAAGGTGAAAAATAAAAAAAAAGAGAAAAGTTGGGAGGAGACCCTCTTTGCGATGAATCTCAACTCCCAACCCTGAATTATGTTGTCTGTTCTCAGAGCTTACGGGCACCGTCGCTGATCACCACGTCGTATACCTTTGGCTCATGTCCATATTTGGCCTTGAACTGTGCCTTGGCATCGCTGATGAAGGAGTCGTAGAGTGTATCTTTCACCAGGTTGATGGTGCAGCCGCCAAAGCCTCCACCCATCACACGAGAGCCTGTGACACCATGTGCACGGGCTACATCGTTGAGGAAATCGAGTTCTTCGCAACTCACCTCGTAGAGCTTGCTCATGCCGTGATGTGTCTCGTACATCTTCTGACCTACGGTTTCATAGTCGCCCCGTTGCAGTGCATCGCTCACATCTCTCACCCGTTGTGTCTCTTCGATCACATATTCGGCACGCATGAAGTCTTCCGCAGAGATCTCATCCTGCACCTCTTTGAGCATCTCCATCGATGCATCACGGAGGAATTCGACTTCGGGGTGACGCTTAGCGATGGTACGGGCTACGTACTCGCACGACTCACGTCGTTTGTTGTAGGCCGAGGAGGCCAGTTCATGTTTCACCACCGTGTCGAGCAGCACCAGCTTGTATCCTTTAGGGTCAAACGGGTAGTAGGCATGCTCCATCGACTTGGTATCGAGACGGATGAGATGGCCCTTCTTGCCAAAGATGGAAGCGAACTGATCCATGATGCCGCACTTCAC
This genomic window from Dysgonomonadaceae bacterium zrk40 contains:
- a CDS encoding NUDIX hydrolase, which gives rise to MIPAYYSNKSRFLIAVDCIILGFRNKELHLLLTRRPVEPMKNEWSLMGGFMDEQETLNETAENILFNFTRQKNIYMEQVGAYGDLHRDTGDRVVSVAFFGLVKMEQFDTSLAREYDARWTNINELPQLVFDHNKMVDDALRLLRYKVSTEPVIFNFFKEKFTLPVLQELYEAIFQMPLDKRNFRKKLTTMDLLDKLEDKDKESSKRGAYYYTFNPDKYALFLEKGKRFSL
- the galK gene encoding galactokinase → MTKNEIINIFQEKFGQDSPEVYTSPGRINLIGEHTDYNGSFVFPGAIDKGMIAAIRFNDGDKVRAYAVDLDEYAEFGLNEEDLPNQGWAKFLFGVCREIIKRGGSVKTFDTAFSGDVPLGAGMSSSAALESTYAFALNDLLQLGIDKFELARIGQSTEHNYVGVKCGIMDQFASIFGKKGHLIRLDTKSMEHAYYPFDPKGYKLVLLDTVVKHELASSAYNKRRESCEYVARTIAKRHPEVEFLRDASMEMLKEVQDEISAEDFMRAEYVIEETQRVRDVSDALQRGDYETVGQKMYETHHGMSKLYEVSCEELDFLNDVARAHGVTGSRVMGGGFGGCTINLVKDTLYDSFISDAKAQFKAKYGHEPKVYDVVISDGARKL